From a single Streptomyces sp. NBC_01294 genomic region:
- a CDS encoding MarR family winged helix-turn-helix transcriptional regulator — MSQSENAGKTSRKPTPDELEVAGLVPLLEPFFRGSAVRDLMPEPLRGVMEAHGLTPRHGAVLPQLLAGQPLAVSEIARRLQVSLSTASELVGALSRAGIVDRAEDQTNRRRVLVSLAEEHRLPLEAFIVRRIEPLLRALEGLSPDEKAGFLTGLTAWVREVQR, encoded by the coding sequence ATGTCGCAGAGCGAGAACGCCGGGAAGACGTCACGGAAGCCGACCCCGGATGAGCTTGAAGTCGCCGGTCTCGTACCACTGTTGGAGCCCTTCTTTCGCGGTTCGGCCGTACGGGATCTGATGCCGGAGCCTTTGCGAGGCGTCATGGAGGCGCATGGCCTGACGCCTCGCCACGGCGCCGTACTGCCCCAGTTGCTGGCCGGACAGCCGCTGGCCGTCAGTGAGATCGCCCGACGGCTTCAGGTGTCACTCTCCACCGCCAGCGAACTGGTCGGAGCCCTGAGCCGGGCCGGCATCGTGGATCGGGCCGAGGATCAGACGAACCGCCGCCGCGTCCTGGTGTCCTTGGCCGAGGAACACCGCCTGCCGCTCGAAGCCTTCATCGTTCGGCGGATAGAGCCGCTGCTACGCGCGCTGGAGGGGCTGTCGCCCGACGAGAAGGCGGGATTCCTGACAGGCCTCACGGCATGGGTCCGCGAAGTGCAGAGGTGA
- a CDS encoding alpha/beta fold hydrolase, whose translation MMHGLPCLSAGEGPPLIVLLFTPEAAVPTGASRRLTLRMLRPFSERFTTHLLIRPPGLPPTTTMAQLAAVHADAIRETFSGPVNVLGLSTGGSLAIQLAADHPELVYRLVLGGTACTLGPVGRRAQRRYIERARQGKRPSPALAEMLTGSTIGRTVLKGLLWLMDGHREHLDAATMLSAEDGFDLRGRLHEIKAPTLLLQGEKDIVYPLDLARQTVKGIPDARLVVYRDRSHSGTFTDKRFAVDALAFLQNNQP comes from the coding sequence ATGATGCACGGACTGCCCTGCCTGTCGGCTGGCGAAGGACCACCGTTGATCGTCCTGCTCTTCACGCCGGAGGCAGCCGTCCCCACCGGTGCGAGCCGCCGGCTCACCCTGCGGATGCTGCGACCCTTCTCCGAGCGGTTCACCACGCACCTCCTCATACGCCCGCCCGGCCTGCCGCCAACAACAACGATGGCCCAGCTCGCCGCTGTCCACGCCGACGCGATCCGGGAGACCTTCAGCGGGCCGGTGAACGTGCTGGGCCTGTCCACCGGTGGGTCGCTCGCCATCCAGCTCGCCGCCGACCATCCCGAGCTGGTCTACCGCCTCGTCCTGGGCGGTACGGCCTGCACCCTCGGCCCGGTCGGCAGGCGCGCCCAGCGCCGCTACATTGAGCGCGCACGGCAAGGCAAGCGGCCGAGCCCTGCACTGGCCGAGATGCTCACCGGTTCGACGATCGGCCGGACGGTGCTCAAAGGTCTGCTCTGGCTCATGGACGGCCACCGCGAACACCTTGACGCCGCCACCATGCTGAGCGCCGAGGACGGCTTCGACCTTCGCGGCCGATTGCACGAGATCAAGGCGCCCACGCTGCTCCTCCAGGGCGAGAAGGACATCGTCTACCCACTTGACCTGGCCCGGCAGACCGTCAAGGGCATTCCAGACGCCCGGCTGGTCGTCTACCGGGACCGCAGCCATAGCGGAACCTTCACGGACAAACGGTTCGCCGTCGACGCCCTGGCCTTCCTGCAGAACAATCAGCCCTAG
- a CDS encoding recombinase family protein: MLIGYARISTADQNPDHQIDALLRAGVNRDNIHVDTASGAKASRPKLDLVMQLLREGDTLKVTRLDRLSRSVLHLVTLGAELRERGIGLHVIEQGIDTSTMEGRAMFGMLSVLAELQRELIVANTNDGLASARARGRVGGRRPKLTEDQAELAQQLYDAREKTVQQIADLFGVPRSTVYGHLDKTKTVPRQPKKSAVVQP; the protein is encoded by the coding sequence ATGCTCATCGGCTACGCGCGGATTTCGACCGCCGACCAGAACCCCGATCACCAGATCGACGCCCTGCTGCGGGCCGGCGTCAACCGCGACAACATCCACGTCGACACCGCGAGCGGCGCGAAGGCATCCCGCCCGAAGCTCGACCTCGTCATGCAGCTGCTGCGCGAGGGCGACACGTTGAAGGTCACCCGTCTCGACCGGCTCTCCCGCTCCGTCCTCCACCTGGTGACCCTCGGCGCCGAACTGCGCGAGCGAGGCATCGGCCTGCACGTCATCGAGCAGGGCATCGACACCTCCACCATGGAGGGTCGCGCCATGTTCGGGATGCTGTCCGTCCTCGCCGAGCTCCAGCGCGAGCTGATCGTGGCGAACACCAACGACGGACTCGCGTCCGCACGGGCCCGCGGCCGGGTCGGCGGGCGCCGGCCCAAGCTCACCGAGGACCAGGCCGAACTCGCCCAGCAGCTCTACGACGCCCGCGAGAAGACCGTCCAGCAGATCGCCGACCTCTTCGGCGTGCCCCGCTCCACGGTGTACGGGCACCTCGACAAGACCAAGACCGTCCCCCGCCAGCCGAAGAAGAGCGCCGTGGTGCAGCCCTGA
- a CDS encoding SMI1/KNR4 family protein gives MQNAALESKLDRGGTSASPGRIRPASGRDQPKPSWGRIRTRLGHALPEDYKQLIDTYGGGLFDETIWVLEPDCPDKNYDLFTMVEERAEVLARLLAGERGEPQPGELSPHGSGLVPFAYIEGTGAFLYWLTHNGQDPAEWTVMADAGCGPEWEHHPVSCVQFVLDALTGEIRTDVLSELPADAHMFESNDDIL, from the coding sequence TTGCAGAACGCGGCCCTGGAGTCGAAGCTCGATCGAGGAGGAACATCTGCGTCACCAGGTCGTATCCGTCCCGCGTCGGGTCGCGACCAGCCAAAGCCCTCGTGGGGTCGTATCCGTACCCGCCTTGGCCATGCACTGCCCGAGGACTACAAGCAGCTCATCGACACATACGGCGGGGGGCTCTTCGACGAGACGATCTGGGTCCTCGAACCCGACTGCCCGGACAAGAACTACGACCTCTTCACCATGGTCGAGGAACGTGCCGAAGTGCTGGCCCGCCTGTTGGCCGGAGAACGCGGGGAGCCCCAGCCCGGCGAGCTCTCACCCCACGGCAGCGGCCTTGTTCCCTTCGCCTACATCGAGGGCACCGGCGCCTTCCTGTACTGGCTCACCCACAACGGCCAGGACCCCGCCGAATGGACCGTCATGGCAGATGCCGGCTGCGGCCCCGAATGGGAACATCACCCCGTATCGTGCGTCCAGTTCGTCCTGGATGCCCTCACCGGAGAGATCCGCACCGACGTCCTCAGCGAGCTTCCCGCTGACGCCCACATGTTCGAATCCAACGACGATATTCTGTAG
- a CDS encoding bifunctional DNA primase/polymerase, whose product MPSELRFSRSDSGQSTSERSVAGLRLARWCASNGWPVHPLAPGRKTPTANCGDCAEPGHTHTNCPCLPAGRWCHGFHAATLDYSRIEQWWTTNPALGVGVACGPADLVVIDIDAHTSELPSRDRLLPGIPVGDAVDLRGLRTGFHSLAVLAALRGETSPADDDSTLRVRTPSGGMHVWYRATDGRQWQCSTGSGKRALAWQVDVRAHGGYIVAPGTSTPAGTYKPLGQVRQPAPLPAWLAQELQRTGHLPAPHIPAPRPVPPRARQAVLAAGGGQDKTSRLLTALLAEVASCAHVAEGAGFTEKLNRAAYSLGGLVAAGHLTDSAAQEALREAATAARPGQEQRSAQIIRSGMAAGAQRPLHLGGRR is encoded by the coding sequence ATGCCTTCTGAGCTGCGGTTTTCTCGCAGCGACTCAGGGCAGTCGACCTCTGAGCGCTCGGTCGCTGGTCTGAGGCTGGCCCGGTGGTGTGCCAGTAACGGCTGGCCCGTCCACCCCCTTGCTCCTGGTCGCAAAACGCCCACCGCAAATTGCGGAGACTGCGCTGAACCGGGCCACACCCACACCAACTGCCCTTGCCTGCCGGCTGGCCGGTGGTGTCACGGTTTCCATGCAGCGACCCTGGACTACTCCCGTATCGAGCAGTGGTGGACCACCAACCCGGCCCTGGGCGTCGGCGTTGCCTGCGGACCCGCGGACCTTGTCGTCATCGACATCGATGCGCACACGAGTGAACTGCCGTCCCGGGACCGGCTCCTTCCGGGGATCCCCGTCGGGGACGCTGTCGATCTGCGAGGCCTGCGAACGGGCTTTCACTCTCTGGCTGTGCTGGCGGCTCTCCGCGGTGAGACCTCGCCGGCCGATGACGACTCGACCCTTCGTGTGCGGACGCCTTCGGGCGGCATGCACGTCTGGTACCGGGCCACCGACGGACGTCAGTGGCAGTGCTCGACGGGATCCGGAAAGAGGGCTCTCGCCTGGCAGGTCGATGTCCGTGCGCATGGCGGATACATCGTCGCGCCCGGTACCAGCACCCCCGCCGGCACGTACAAGCCGCTGGGGCAGGTACGTCAGCCTGCCCCTCTCCCCGCATGGCTGGCTCAGGAACTCCAGCGGACCGGTCACCTGCCCGCCCCCCACATTCCCGCCCCCCGCCCTGTGCCACCACGTGCCCGACAGGCCGTGCTCGCGGCCGGCGGCGGCCAGGACAAGACCTCACGCCTCCTTACCGCCCTCCTCGCCGAGGTCGCATCGTGCGCCCACGTCGCCGAAGGCGCCGGCTTCACCGAGAAACTCAACAGGGCCGCGTACAGCTTGGGCGGGCTCGTCGCGGCAGGCCATCTCACCGACTCCGCCGCCCAGGAAGCCCTGAGGGAAGCCGCCACGGCAGCCCGTCCCGGCCAGGAGCAGCGCTCGGCCCAGATCATCCGCAGCGGCATGGCCGCCGGCGCCCAGCGCCCCCTGCACCTTGGAGGCCGCCGGTGA
- a CDS encoding DNA primase family protein, with amino-acid sequence MSPAPETDGYLFDFDPEAVAAQILAQAPPPPLPAQGGERAHLDHATPSGLLPDTLSDRGNAKLFVRLYAGDYRHVPGLGWYRWDTTRWQVDEDDTVVWAAGDLAEAIATTDPRGIHSNQSLQKHRRRALSTSGMNAMLTQAKSAPGMVLRAELLDADPYALCTPAGIVDLYTGLIRAPKPDKDFHSRSTSTGPKQQPTPRWERFLTDTFGADAEGREMIDFLHLMLGYSITGDVGAQVMPFLFGAGKNGKSVLLDVLMKLLGDYADAAPPGFLMARTFDGHPTELAELHGRRVIVCSEVKPGDKFDEARVKLLTGGDRIKARRMRQDFFSFAPTHKLWLIGNHRPEVGTGGFAFWRRMRLVPFEKVVSDDRKIDNLADILVTEEGPGILAWLIDGARRYLAGEKDLTGPAPVRIATTAYAETEDHTGRFFEECCTFHADHRAEQARLYSVYRTWCQNEGAPTISSRAFAARARELVGLASPKEMILSNSKKYYPGIGLLAEEENA; translated from the coding sequence GTGAGCCCCGCACCCGAAACCGACGGCTACCTCTTCGACTTCGACCCCGAGGCCGTCGCCGCGCAGATCCTTGCCCAGGCCCCGCCGCCGCCCCTGCCTGCACAGGGCGGCGAACGGGCGCACCTGGATCACGCGACTCCCTCCGGGCTCCTGCCCGACACCCTCAGTGACCGCGGGAACGCGAAGCTCTTCGTCCGTCTGTACGCGGGGGACTACCGCCACGTCCCGGGCCTTGGCTGGTACCGCTGGGACACGACCCGCTGGCAGGTCGACGAGGACGACACGGTCGTCTGGGCCGCCGGGGATCTGGCCGAAGCCATCGCAACGACCGACCCCCGCGGCATCCACAGCAACCAGTCGCTGCAGAAGCACCGCCGCAGGGCTCTGAGCACCTCAGGTATGAACGCGATGCTCACCCAGGCCAAGTCGGCCCCCGGCATGGTCCTGCGGGCCGAGCTCCTCGACGCCGACCCGTACGCCCTGTGCACGCCCGCGGGCATCGTCGACCTCTACACCGGACTCATCCGGGCGCCCAAGCCCGACAAGGACTTCCACTCCCGCTCGACCTCCACCGGCCCCAAGCAGCAGCCCACTCCCCGCTGGGAACGGTTCCTCACCGACACCTTCGGCGCCGATGCCGAAGGCCGGGAGATGATCGACTTCCTGCACCTGATGCTCGGCTACTCCATCACCGGAGACGTCGGCGCCCAGGTCATGCCCTTCCTCTTCGGAGCTGGCAAGAACGGCAAGTCCGTTCTCCTCGACGTCCTCATGAAGCTCCTGGGCGACTATGCTGACGCCGCCCCGCCCGGCTTCCTGATGGCCCGCACTTTCGACGGCCACCCCACCGAACTCGCCGAGCTCCACGGCCGGCGCGTCATCGTCTGCTCCGAGGTCAAGCCCGGCGACAAGTTCGACGAAGCCCGCGTCAAACTCCTCACCGGCGGCGACCGGATCAAGGCCCGCCGGATGCGCCAGGACTTCTTCTCCTTCGCCCCCACCCACAAGCTCTGGCTCATCGGCAACCATCGCCCTGAGGTCGGCACCGGAGGCTTCGCCTTCTGGCGCCGCATGCGGCTGGTCCCCTTCGAGAAGGTCGTCTCCGACGACCGGAAGATCGACAACCTCGCCGACATCCTCGTCACCGAGGAAGGCCCCGGCATCCTCGCGTGGCTCATCGACGGCGCACGCCGCTACCTTGCCGGTGAGAAGGACCTCACCGGCCCCGCCCCGGTCCGGATCGCCACCACCGCGTACGCGGAAACCGAAGACCACACCGGCCGCTTCTTCGAAGAATGCTGTACCTTCCACGCCGACCACAGGGCCGAACAAGCCCGCCTCTACAGCGTCTACCGCACCTGGTGTCAGAATGAAGGCGCGCCCACCATCTCCTCCCGCGCCTTCGCGGCGCGGGCCCGCGAGCTCGTAGGCCTCGCATCACCCAAAGAAATGATCTTGTCCAACTCGAAGAAGTACTACCCCGGCATCGGACTGCTCGCAGAGGAGGAGAACGCATGA
- a CDS encoding DUF6009 family protein yields the protein MSSLISDDEIHHEIDLIWLEDVTELDYVRQSLDRLPTRRGKPAYHRDGRLVGYAQLGPQAKPSRSSGTFRRRVFWLLPHDRDTVPDGLYASGAPAEAVDPTTLAAGSKGRKTERSERPAQAADV from the coding sequence ATGAGCTCCCTCATCTCCGACGACGAGATCCACCACGAAATTGACCTGATCTGGCTCGAAGACGTCACCGAACTCGACTACGTTCGCCAGTCCCTTGACCGGCTCCCCACCCGCCGAGGCAAACCCGCCTACCACCGCGACGGCCGCCTCGTCGGCTACGCCCAGCTGGGGCCGCAGGCAAAGCCATCCCGCTCCAGCGGGACCTTCCGCCGCCGCGTCTTCTGGCTCCTGCCGCACGACCGCGACACCGTCCCCGACGGCCTCTACGCCTCTGGAGCCCCGGCCGAAGCAGTCGACCCAACCACGCTGGCAGCTGGGAGCAAGGGCCGGAAGACCGAACGGTCGGAGAGGCCGGCGCAAGCGGCTGACGTCTAA
- a CDS encoding DUF3662 domain-containing protein, with the protein MGTLKGWERAIEQAEQALAEKLFGSNSAEAEVVEALLRTCDEQAVVCSSHRTVVPNVYTVELPPPVYAEIGPHLTVVGQELTDRLERHGQSEGYEWAGPLTVRLAAAEHVPNGRYQVRCAAMAHITSAPLSAPDA; encoded by the coding sequence ATGGGCACACTGAAGGGCTGGGAGCGGGCGATCGAGCAGGCCGAGCAGGCACTGGCGGAAAAGCTGTTCGGCAGTAATTCGGCCGAGGCGGAGGTGGTCGAGGCGCTGCTCCGAACGTGCGACGAGCAGGCCGTCGTGTGCAGCTCCCACCGCACCGTGGTGCCGAACGTGTACACCGTCGAGCTGCCTCCGCCCGTGTACGCCGAGATCGGCCCGCACCTCACCGTCGTGGGGCAGGAGCTGACCGACCGGTTAGAGCGCCATGGCCAGTCCGAGGGGTACGAATGGGCCGGGCCGCTCACCGTGCGGCTCGCCGCGGCCGAACACGTCCCCAACGGCCGCTACCAGGTCCGCTGTGCAGCCATGGCACACATCACGTCCGCGCCGCTGAGCGCTCCGGACGCGTAA